The following proteins come from a genomic window of bacterium:
- a CDS encoding lipid-A-disaccharide synthase-related protein, with translation MALRGVNPKRLLVVSNGYGEDVGASEVVRALPREGLDVIVYPLVGLGSHYPPGVTLLEPRREFPSGGFGWIAGWRSFREDLAQGILRFWLSQCRTVRTQRGRVDLVLVSGDVYCLAMASPAGGPRVFLAGTKSQYFAPYNPVEVWLLRRLASQVFTRDEVTATVLRAQGVNARFCGFWMMDALRPSGETFGLPQGRAVVTVLPGSKSPAYDNLIPLLRAANMASARTTPAPAILLAWAAQLPVARLRHTITAQGGVWKDPTHFRFQEIEVTVTTTHYSDALERATAVLGMAGAAHEHAAGLGKPVVAFPGTGPQFRPGFLQGQRRLLGDALIDTATWDEAGVALAALLADPHERERRGQIGRARQGGPGGAAMIAGYLLDRLGLNQLIA, from the coding sequence ATGGCGCTGCGCGGCGTGAATCCGAAGCGCCTCCTGGTCGTCAGCAACGGGTACGGTGAGGATGTCGGCGCGTCCGAGGTGGTCCGGGCCCTGCCCCGCGAGGGCCTGGATGTCATCGTGTATCCGCTCGTCGGTCTTGGGTCCCACTATCCGCCCGGGGTCACGCTGCTCGAACCCCGGCGCGAGTTCCCCAGCGGCGGGTTCGGCTGGATCGCCGGGTGGCGCAGCTTCCGGGAGGACCTCGCCCAGGGCATCCTCCGGTTTTGGTTGAGTCAGTGCCGGACCGTTCGAACCCAACGCGGCCGCGTCGATCTCGTGCTCGTCTCAGGAGATGTCTACTGTCTGGCGATGGCGAGCCCCGCGGGCGGCCCGAGGGTATTTCTCGCGGGGACGAAGTCGCAGTATTTCGCGCCCTACAATCCGGTCGAGGTCTGGCTGCTTCGGCGGCTCGCGAGCCAGGTCTTTACGCGAGACGAGGTCACGGCGACCGTCTTGCGGGCGCAGGGGGTGAATGCCCGGTTCTGTGGGTTCTGGATGATGGATGCCCTCCGGCCCTCGGGGGAGACGTTCGGTCTGCCTCAGGGCCGAGCGGTGGTCACCGTGCTGCCGGGGAGTAAGTCGCCCGCCTACGACAACCTCATCCCCCTGCTGCGGGCTGCCAACATGGCCTCGGCTCGGACGACGCCGGCGCCGGCGATCCTCCTGGCATGGGCCGCCCAGCTGCCCGTGGCTCGCCTCAGGCACACCATCACCGCGCAGGGGGGCGTATGGAAGGATCCCACCCATTTCCGCTTCCAGGAGATCGAGGTCACGGTGACCACGACACACTATTCTGACGCCCTCGAGCGCGCGACCGCCGTGTTGGGCATGGCGGGGGCTGCGCACGAGCACGCGGCCGGACTTGGCAAACCGGTCGTGGCCTTCCCGGGGACGGGGCCACAGTTCAGGCCCGGCTTCCTTCAAGGCCAACGGCGGCTCCTCGGCGACGCGTTGATCGACACTGCGACGTGGGATGAAGCGGGGGTTGCGCTGGCGGCCTTGCTCGCGGACCCGCATGAACGCGAGCGCAGGGGACAGATTGGGCGGGCGCGCCAGGGAGGGCCGGGAGGAGCCGCGATGATCGCGGGGTACCTCCTGGACAGGCTCGGTCTCAACCAGTTGATCGCGTAG